The Alosa alosa isolate M-15738 ecotype Scorff River chromosome 3, AALO_Geno_1.1, whole genome shotgun sequence nucleotide sequence ggtctagattacagcatgaaacttgttgtgcatattaatacattagaTTGCTTtccttcttctccctcccagcacttcacaacatagtatgggcagctttgttcgcccagctaagtcatgcataaaaggctgcaattttacagagagcattttgaacattatttaattgttggcacaggcacttataaacactaaatgggtaaattgcaataaatgggcttagttttgtagcctgatgttggagttagaataaatacctctgtgccaattgcttgatcattttatagcaatgtcattttcgttatttgttttggttgtttaaaaatgcaacaaaaaaaaatctgattaatcgatcgataaagtgctagattaatcgattacaaaaagaatcgatagctgcagccctaactgcgtctccctcacccaacacGTATGGATCTGCACCACCAATAAAccgtaatttctcgaaatatcTTGCCTTTTCTTGTAGTCCAAGTCCTTCCCTATATGACTTTcaaatcttgtgtgtgtgcagtaaaacTAGTACACAATATGGGAAATATAGGAAACAATGGTGGCGCAGGCAGGACCCTATGCAATTCCGGACAACCAACATGCTGCTTCAGGACCCCAACAGTAATGGGTGTAATTTCAcggttttttttccccatcaaTTTTATCAACAGCATTTTGCAAGATTCACAGACTGTCTCAAGGAGTCTCATCTGGAGTTACTGCAACAACAGTTAGGAAACGGGTGTGGAAAAACAGGATTAATTAGTTCTAGTGTCCTGCCCACTCTCGACTACCTTGAGTTACTAAAGTTCGCATATACACATAACGTCACCAGGCTAATGTCCGTACCTGTCTTTTACTGTAGGACTCTTTCAACTTCTTCAGCGATGTCGTCATCTTCACTTTGAAGTGAATCTCGCTGTTGTCCTACATGCAAACGAAGAAGTTTATGTTAGGCTACTTCAATGTTTACGTAGTTTCTTCAGCGAGTATCCACCGATAGCACACATGCTAGTTTGTGTTAAACCACCTACCTGACCAATTACTTTCAGTTTAATGTACTCTCCCCCGTCTTTCTTGTCCCCTCCATCGGTTGTTGATGGTTTCGTTTCCTGAGGAAAGTGTCAAGCTCATGTTAATAGGGTGAAACGTTACAAAATCCCCTATCTCCATAACGGTAACATTTCATTAGCAAGCTAAGCTTTAACGTTGATGCGTGCGGGATTATAGTTTCATAAATGTCGAATTAACTAAACTATCTGGCAAGGGAATTGCCGTTTTCCATGCGTCTGAGCTGTAACTTGTGAAAATGATGTAGGGTGATACAGAGCCAATTTTGAATGTGCTTGTAATTCAATAACACAGTAACATGCACGCTTTGTTTGACGCTGTGTAACATTGGCGATAGCTAACACACATAGCAGTGGGCTAAACCATTAAACAGAGTTACACAGACGAACAAAGACTTGTGGTTAAAATTAGTGATATAAAGTATGAGTATAGAGTTAGTAATGGGCACAGTCCAATGTCTAGATAGAAGATAAACTAGTAATGACGTTTAACATTAAATTATGCTGACAGGTTGACTAGCTAACGTTGTTCTAAACGAGTGGCCTAACGTTAGGCAAGGCAATAAGTAAATTAGCATAATCCTACTTATTTAAGTAAATTCCGTCCCACAGCCTTCGTCAACATATGATTACTCAACACATCTAGTGAACAAATATACACTTTAACTTACTGTGTCAGACATGGCCCTGGCAGCAAAATATCCTCTATTCGTTCCTTTAGACCTAAATCACCTACAAGCAACCGAGGCTGCAGCTAATGCTAGGAtgcttatttttcttcttctattgTAATGCGTGGCTGCGTTCCCGAGCTCTGTGCACTACCGCCATCTATGGCTTGGGCATATTCACTAACTGCATCTCTGTATAGTACGTCTGCAACGCTGCTGATCGCAAGGCACTACAGAGTAGTGAAATCTGCCCAAAGGACTATTGGCTCAGAACTCCCCTCCATCCACgacacatcatacacactgtaaaaaaaaagccaaatcTTTTGTGAAGGATGCCACCCACCCAAACAATGGTCTTTTCAGTCTACTCTACTCCCGTCTGGCAGGCGATAggagcctgcgctcccgcaccagcaGGCTCAGGTACAGCTTCTTTCCAGAGGCTGTAACACTGCTGAACAAAACCTCACCTCCTGTCTAGCAtagcaaatatatatatatatatatatatatatatatatatatatatatatatatatatatatttatattccaTAGCCTGCCCAATGCCCATACACCTGTGCAATCTACTGTACATAATcatatataggctatagcctatatattaGTTATAAAATGCCTACTCACATACTCTATTTATCTCTGTAGACATGGAAAACCTGTATTTATCCAACTATACACTGTACATTATTAATCCCTATTGTATACAAAATCTGCACttggtatttaatgcttctttgcacttctggttggatgtcaactgcatttcattggctctgtacctgtactctgctaaatgacaataaagttgaatctaatctaatcgtCAAGATTTTACAGGTGCACGCCTGCGTTTCCCTGGTGGTCTACCAAGAATAGGCAACGGTACATGttgattacaagttactttattagttactttcagctgccgacaacacaaaaatgataaccggttttgccaatactcactatactggcaTTTTAACAttaatgtcaacaatgtatagcagacatcccaacctaacctacttaggtactgaaattcagatgtttgttcaataatgtctagtcagtacaccaaataagaaAGGCCtgttgatagaaattgtgacagtaaaatatgtagattttggaaGTTTGGCATTTTCacgtagccttggcaactagccatctagtatagacctgagtaatatgcaaatgaaattacacttgttaaactcacctcaacaagtcttttgcaatcatttaacccgccgtgagcaatgctaaagtcactgttaaaaacagtgcagtgtgcaagactatcattatgttttattcTGAGACAATTGGGTAGGCTCCACtttagtctgatgtgaaatgggtatTAAGTTCCTTAGAATTACTCattaccgaaaaaagtggtcaaaatagactaacgcgttactaagtaacgcgttactggcatcacctCATACATATAGTCTGTTTTATAACCTAGCCAACATATGGTATGGTATAGCATTTTCAAAAAGTGGACAAAAGACTAACAACGTTTGACTTGATGCATTTTTCTTCCTTTCCTTCAATGCCTTTCCTAAAACCCACCTCTGACCCCAACAATTAG carries:
- the LOC125292355 gene encoding small ubiquitin-related modifier 1-like, which produces MSDTETKPSTTDGGDKKDGGEYIKLKVIGQDNSEIHFKVKMTTSLKKLKESYSKRQGVQPDMLRFLFEGQRILDHQTPKELGMEDEDVIEVYQEQTGGLRIN